The Oxyura jamaicensis isolate SHBP4307 breed ruddy duck unplaced genomic scaffold, BPBGC_Ojam_1.0 oxyUn_random_OJ63648, whole genome shotgun sequence sequence ccctgcacggctgctgctgcaggagccccccggccccgacCCCCCCGTGCTCCCCCCGACCCCGCAAGCAGGCCGAGTGTGGCTCCTCGCCTTTAATGAGCGCGTCGCCCCCGGCGCCCCGCTACTGCCGGAGGGCGGCCAGGCTGTCCTTCATCTTCTTGGCCATGGCGGGGATGAGGCGCAGGTGGTCGTCCCCGCAGGCGGCCACGCAGGCGTCGAGCTGGGCGCGCA is a genomic window containing:
- the FAM136A gene encoding protein FAM136A is translated as RCVPPSPLQDRLSRCTLHCNDKAKDALEAGGTEARVRAQLDACVAACGDDHLRLIPAMAKKMKDSLAALRQ